TCGTGCTCTACACGATGTTCGGCTGGTGGTCGGACACCATCAAGGAAGCGCATGAAGGCCATCACACCCGCGTCGTGGGCCTGCATCTTCGCTACGGCATGATCATGTTCATCGCTTCCGAAGTTATGTTCTTCGTTGCCTGGTTCTGGGCATTCTTCGACGCCAGCCTGTTTCCCGATGAGGCCATCCAGGTCGCGCGGACGACATTTACCGGTGGTCAGTGGCCGCCGGCCGGTATCGAGGTGCTCGATCCGTTGCACCTGCCGCTTTACAACACCATCATCCTGTTGCTGTCGGGTACCACCGTGACCTGGGCGCACCACGCGTTGCTGCATGGCAACCGCAAGGGGCTGGTCGCCGGCCTGACGCTGACGGTGCTGCTCGGCATCCTGTTCTCGTCGGTCCAGGCCTATGAATATTCGGTGGCGCCGTTCGCGTTCACGGAATCGATTTACGGCGCGACCTTCTACATGGCCACCGGTTTCCACGG
This DNA window, taken from Hoeflea algicola, encodes the following:
- a CDS encoding cytochrome c oxidase subunit 3 — its product is MADAHQKQHDFHIVDPSPWPLTGSIGALVMALGAIGWMQGMKGAESLLGLPITNPVLFLVGLAIVLYTMFGWWSDTIKEAHEGHHTRVVGLHLRYGMIMFIASEVMFFVAWFWAFFDASLFPDEAIQVARTTFTGGQWPPAGIEVLDPLHLPLYNTIILLLSGTTVTWAHHALLHGNRKGLVAGLTLTVLLGILFSSVQAYEYSVAPFAFTESIYGATFYMATGFHGFHVLIGTIFLLVCLIRAMRGDFTPKQHFGFEAAAWYWHFVDVVWLFLFFAVYVWSSWGAPIHH